The following coding sequences lie in one Pseudalkalibacillus hwajinpoensis genomic window:
- the ntdP gene encoding nucleoside tri-diphosphate phosphatase, protein MSFPTTGTRIQIQSYKHRGTLHRTWEESIVLKGTSKEIIGGNDRILVTEADGRQWRTREPAICYFSANHWFNVIGMIRTDGLYYYCNLGTPFTYDEEALKYIDYDLDIKIYPDMTFKLLDEDEYEAHREEMNYPEAIDRIIQQNVKELMNWIHQRKGPFAPGFVDQWYEQFLQYR, encoded by the coding sequence ATGAGTTTCCCAACGACCGGGACGAGAATTCAAATTCAAAGCTATAAACATCGCGGTACGCTACATCGTACTTGGGAAGAAAGCATCGTACTTAAAGGCACCTCCAAAGAAATAATCGGTGGAAACGATCGCATTCTTGTGACTGAAGCTGATGGAAGACAATGGAGAACACGTGAACCTGCGATTTGCTACTTTAGTGCAAACCACTGGTTCAATGTCATTGGAATGATCAGAACGGATGGGCTATATTATTATTGTAATTTAGGTACTCCATTTACTTACGATGAAGAAGCGTTGAAGTATATTGATTATGATCTTGATATTAAGATCTATCCTGATATGACTTTTAAGTTACTAGATGAAGATGAGTATGAAGCACACCGCGAAGAAATGAATTATCCCGAAGCAATCGATCGTATTATACAACAAAATGTAAAAGAACTGATGAACTGGATTCATCAAAGAAAAGGACCGTTTGCCCCTGGATTTGTAGATCAGTGGTATGAACAGTTCCTTCAATATAGGTAA
- a CDS encoding SOS response-associated peptidase — protein MCGRFSLTTELDVLLERFQIDQTSMDEYIPRFNIAPSQQIPAVISANQMNRMGTLRWGLIPFWAKDASISNKLINARSETAKEKASFKHALKQRRCLILSDGFYEWKQTKDQKIPMRIQVRKGEPFAMAGLWEKWNDGDKNHFTCTILTTEANEFMKEIHNRMPVILTRDDERIWLDDTVSDSEILSRCMKPISSKEMNAYEVSTLVNSPRNDQPECIAPVGSL, from the coding sequence ATGTGCGGACGATTTTCGCTAACGACAGAACTCGACGTGTTACTTGAAAGGTTTCAAATTGATCAAACGAGCATGGATGAATATATACCACGATTTAATATAGCACCATCTCAACAGATCCCGGCTGTGATTAGTGCAAATCAAATGAATCGAATGGGAACCTTGCGTTGGGGGTTAATTCCATTCTGGGCAAAGGATGCGTCTATCTCAAATAAATTAATCAATGCGCGAAGTGAAACAGCTAAGGAGAAAGCGAGCTTTAAGCATGCTCTTAAGCAGCGAAGGTGTTTAATATTATCGGATGGTTTTTATGAATGGAAGCAGACGAAGGATCAGAAAATTCCGATGCGGATCCAAGTAAGAAAGGGTGAGCCGTTTGCAATGGCGGGGTTGTGGGAAAAATGGAATGATGGCGACAAAAATCATTTTACATGTACGATACTTACCACAGAAGCAAATGAATTTATGAAAGAGATACATAATCGAATGCCCGTCATTTTAACAAGAGATGATGAGAGGATCTGGCTGGATGATACAGTAAGTGATAGTGAAATCTTAAGCAGATGTATGAAGCCCATATCCTCTAAGGAAATGAATGCGTATGAAGTTTCGACGCTTGTGAATTCTCCTAGAAATGACCAACCTGAATGTATTGCTCCTGTAGGGAGTTTATGA
- a CDS encoding gamma-type small acid-soluble spore protein — protein MAKKPGQTQAGANIQQAKQQNQQASAGKAGQQQYGAEFANETDAQEVKARNAKSAQNKQQASAGQAAQQQYGAEFASETDAQQVKARNAKSAQNKQQASAKNQQQQ, from the coding sequence ATGGCAAAGAAACCAGGACAAACACAAGCTGGTGCAAACATTCAACAAGCGAAACAGCAGAACCAACAAGCTTCTGCTGGTAAAGCTGGTCAGCAACAATACGGTGCTGAATTTGCAAATGAAACAGATGCACAAGAAGTAAAAGCTCGCAATGCGAAGTCTGCTCAAAATAAGCAGCAAGCATCTGCAGGACAAGCAGCTCAGCAACAATACGGTGCTGAATTTGCAAGTGAAACGGATGCACAACAAGTGAAAGCTCGCAACGCGAAGTCTGCTCAAAATAAGCAGCAAGCATCTGCTAAGAACCAGCAGCAACAATAA
- a CDS encoding SDR family NAD(P)-dependent oxidoreductase → MNLNLENKRVLITGGSKGIGKSIAKVFYEEGAKVGICGRNRDDLELARKEIGQDLAIFEADVTDERKRVQLIDSFIMQFGSLDILVNNAGGSSGSTIMETDISQFHKAMELNYYSAVHLSQLSAEIMKQQGSGAIINISSIFGRESGGKPTYNNSKSAMISFTKAMGDELIKDGVRVNGVAPGAILHPSGNWQKRLDDNPEKIAEFVDKEIPGGRFGTTDEVANAVVFLASEKASWIVGATINVDGGQSKSNF, encoded by the coding sequence GTGAATTTGAATCTTGAAAACAAGCGCGTTCTTATTACAGGAGGCTCTAAGGGAATTGGAAAGTCGATCGCGAAGGTGTTCTATGAAGAAGGCGCGAAAGTGGGGATTTGCGGTAGAAATCGTGATGATCTCGAATTGGCTAGGAAGGAAATTGGTCAGGACTTAGCCATTTTTGAAGCGGATGTGACTGATGAGCGGAAGCGCGTCCAGCTCATTGATTCTTTCATCATGCAATTTGGTTCACTTGATATCTTAGTAAACAACGCTGGGGGAAGCAGTGGTTCGACAATTATGGAGACGGATATATCTCAATTCCATAAAGCAATGGAACTTAATTACTACTCAGCGGTACACCTTAGTCAGCTTTCTGCCGAAATCATGAAGCAACAGGGAAGTGGCGCAATCATCAATATTTCTTCTATCTTCGGTCGTGAATCTGGTGGGAAACCAACTTATAACAATTCAAAGTCGGCTATGATTAGTTTTACTAAAGCTATGGGTGATGAGCTAATTAAAGACGGTGTCCGCGTGAATGGGGTTGCTCCAGGAGCCATTCTGCACCCATCAGGGAACTGGCAGAAACGACTTGATGATAATCCTGAGAAAATAGCTGAATTTGTAGATAAAGAAATACCAGGAGGAAGATTTGGGACAACTGACGAAGTAGCGAATGCCGTTGTTTTCCTTGCCTCTGAAAAAGCTTCATGGATTGTTGGTGCGACAATCAACGTCGATGGCGGACAATCGAAATCAAATTTCTAA
- the mutY gene encoding A/G-specific adenine glycosylase, whose translation MTEKVTDLLHYFDEKQFQQDLIAWFKKEQRTLPWRENQDPYRVWVSEIMLQQTRVDTVIPYFERFVSLFPTVEALANAEEADVLKAWEGLGYYSRARNLQSAVREVAETYNGIVPNDPKQISELKGVGPYTAGAILSIAYDIPQPAVDGNVMRVLSRIIGIWEDIAKPSARKTFEEVTRRIISDEDPSSFNQGMMELGAIVCTPRSPSCLLCPVQEHCRAFAEGSQEELPIKSKKKAPRPVPIAAIALENNEGKFLIRQRPEKGLLASLWEFPNVELTEGGLKENQLKHHLQDTYEINPKIEKELSSFNHIFSHLKWQLTVYKGSFIGHIDHEKVKMVSKNELRDYAFPVAHQKIVNLILEGDVAE comes from the coding sequence ATGACAGAGAAAGTGACAGACCTTTTACATTATTTCGATGAAAAGCAGTTCCAACAGGACCTTATTGCCTGGTTTAAAAAAGAGCAGCGTACACTACCTTGGCGTGAGAATCAGGATCCTTATCGTGTATGGGTATCTGAAATTATGCTACAGCAAACGAGAGTAGACACTGTAATCCCATATTTTGAGCGGTTTGTGAGCCTTTTTCCTACTGTGGAGGCACTTGCCAATGCTGAAGAGGCAGATGTATTAAAAGCCTGGGAAGGGCTTGGTTATTACTCAAGGGCGAGAAATCTTCAAAGTGCTGTTCGAGAAGTAGCAGAGACTTATAACGGTATAGTGCCGAATGATCCCAAGCAAATATCTGAACTTAAGGGAGTAGGGCCCTACACTGCTGGGGCAATTTTAAGCATTGCTTATGACATACCACAGCCAGCCGTTGATGGAAACGTGATGCGTGTTCTTTCGCGAATTATTGGGATTTGGGAGGATATTGCTAAACCATCAGCAAGAAAGACGTTTGAAGAAGTAACTCGACGAATTATTTCCGATGAGGATCCATCCTCATTCAATCAGGGGATGATGGAGCTTGGTGCGATTGTATGTACACCAAGATCCCCTTCATGTCTTCTTTGCCCTGTACAAGAGCATTGTAGAGCCTTTGCTGAAGGATCGCAGGAAGAGCTGCCAATTAAATCAAAGAAAAAGGCCCCCAGACCTGTACCGATTGCAGCTATAGCTCTTGAAAATAATGAAGGAAAATTCCTTATTCGACAGCGTCCGGAGAAAGGACTTCTTGCAAGCTTGTGGGAATTTCCAAACGTTGAATTAACAGAAGGTGGCTTGAAAGAAAATCAGCTCAAACACCATTTACAAGATACTTATGAAATTAACCCTAAGATTGAGAAGGAATTATCCTCGTTTAATCATATTTTTAGCCATTTAAAATGGCAATTAACAGTTTATAAAGGATCATTTATTGGTCATATCGATCATGAAAAGGTGAAAATGGTTAGTAAGAATGAGTTGCGTGATTATGCCTTTCCTGTCGCTCACCAAAAAATTGTCAATTTGATTTTAGAAGGAGATGTAGCAGAGTGA
- a CDS encoding metal-dependent hydrolase has translation MDTGTHVVMGLGIGALATLDPAIAQDPITAQSVLIGALIGSQAPDFDTVLKLKNNAVYIRHHRGITHSIPAVLLWPIIISSGIMVFFPETNWLHLWLWTFLAVFIHVFVDIFNAYGTQAIRPFSNRWVALGVINIFDPFIFLSHIGGLILWYLGVNPGYTFLTIYGILILYYVWRITEQKKVIHAVRERIPDAVEVIVSPTIRWSRWHIAVKSEKQFYVARAEGTTIHIQDVFDRVPVPKTPVLESAKEDPNLSAFLSFSPVYRWEIEEKEVGYEVRFIDLRYRNKGHYPFVAVVQMEDQLEITSSYTGWVYSEDTLRKKLDPALD, from the coding sequence ATGGATACTGGGACACATGTGGTCATGGGACTGGGGATTGGAGCTCTTGCAACGTTAGATCCAGCTATTGCACAGGACCCCATTACCGCTCAAAGCGTTCTAATTGGAGCGCTAATAGGATCGCAGGCCCCGGACTTTGATACTGTGCTTAAACTTAAAAATAACGCTGTCTATATCCGACACCATCGTGGAATTACTCATTCCATTCCTGCAGTTCTTCTCTGGCCAATCATTATTAGCAGCGGAATAATGGTGTTTTTTCCCGAAACAAATTGGCTCCACCTTTGGTTATGGACATTTCTTGCTGTCTTCATTCATGTGTTTGTCGATATCTTTAACGCATATGGAACGCAAGCCATTAGGCCATTTTCTAACAGATGGGTAGCTCTTGGCGTCATTAATATTTTTGATCCATTTATATTTCTCAGTCACATTGGTGGATTAATTCTCTGGTATTTGGGAGTCAATCCTGGGTACACTTTCCTCACGATCTACGGCATCCTTATTCTCTATTATGTTTGGAGAATAACTGAACAGAAGAAAGTGATTCATGCTGTGAGAGAGCGAATTCCAGATGCAGTCGAAGTGATCGTCTCACCAACAATTCGTTGGAGCAGGTGGCATATCGCAGTTAAATCTGAGAAACAGTTTTATGTAGCTCGCGCTGAAGGAACTACGATCCATATTCAAGACGTATTTGATCGCGTTCCTGTTCCTAAAACACCCGTACTGGAATCTGCGAAGGAAGATCCTAACTTAAGTGCATTTCTTTCATTCTCACCAGTTTATAGATGGGAGATTGAAGAAAAAGAAGTTGGATATGAAGTTCGCTTTATTGATCTTCGCTATCGAAATAAAGGGCATTATCCATTTGTCGCCGTGGTACAAATGGAAGATCAGCTCGAAATAACGAGTTCCTATACTGGATGGGTTTACAGCGAAGATACGTTACGAAAGAAATTAGATCCCGCTCTTGATTAG
- a CDS encoding YfhJ family protein yields MEDLFQRLTHNLLEKNDHLSYGQARTMVELLWEDFESSRAKAGREYKGQDVTEKIVKQWINYYGPVLHDFMMNNPKYKGYFGDDRSIKH; encoded by the coding sequence ATGGAAGATTTATTTCAAAGGCTTACTCATAACCTTCTTGAGAAAAATGATCACCTCTCTTATGGTCAAGCGAGAACAATGGTGGAGTTGCTTTGGGAGGATTTTGAATCGTCAAGAGCCAAGGCTGGCAGAGAGTATAAAGGTCAGGATGTAACTGAAAAAATTGTAAAGCAATGGATTAACTACTATGGTCCTGTTTTACACGATTTCATGATGAATAATCCAAAATATAAAGGGTATTTTGGAGATGACAGAAGCATAAAACATTAA
- the sspK gene encoding small, acid-soluble spore protein K, translated as MRNKKTGFPDAKFSGEPRAKEEFASKRADGSINTQPQERMNASNRTGHRQG; from the coding sequence ATGAGAAATAAAAAAACCGGATTTCCAGATGCTAAATTTTCTGGTGAACCCCGCGCAAAAGAAGAATTCGCATCAAAACGTGCTGACGGGTCGATTAACACTCAACCACAAGAGCGGATGAATGCTTCAAATCGGACAGGCCACCGTCAGGGATAA
- a CDS encoding YpzG family protein, giving the protein MGKNNRDRLHPKYEDPFQSPRANPKHAHNQVNGETQQTYNDIVLQVQTRKRS; this is encoded by the coding sequence ATGGGAAAAAATAACCGAGATAGACTTCATCCGAAATATGAGGATCCATTCCAATCTCCGCGTGCAAATCCAAAACACGCTCATAATCAGGTGAATGGAGAAACGCAGCAAACTTATAACGATATCGTACTACAGGTACAAACACGTAAACGATCGTAA